acgtgtcctAGCCagggaaccaaacctgcaacccaggtatatgcccttgactggggattgaacccacgacccttcagtgatcaggctgatgctctacccacttagacacactggccagggcgacagATTGTTTTCTACTCTTGTTCTTGTGTTGTGTTGTCTTCCAAAGATGAAAAATAGAGGCCAAATACATTAAACATGAAGCAGGGTAAGAACAGTTACCAGGGAATCGAGGATTCCTTTAGGGTGACCAGAACTTTACTGTGAGTTCCATAGTTGTACAATCAGTGCTTGTTCTCCAGTCAGAGAATAAGATGGACTAGGGGTCGCAAGCACAAGCTGTCATGGACCCAGGAGTGGCAGTGGTCTCCATGACCTCGCTGGATAGGGAATTAGCAGAAGGCAGAATGACTGCTGGTAGTGATCTCTCCCAGGAAAAGGAGCCTGTGAATGAGGATGTCCCCGCACATTTAAAGTTTCATTCCTTTAGGATTGTTTTTCTTAGTGCCTTTTTACTTAGATGGCTAACTATGGAGGTACACTTTACTGGCTAATCTTTTCCACCCCTTTTCTTTTGTCGGGATCAGTGCCAGAACAGATAAAGCCCAGTGTAAGCCAGCCTCAGCCTGCCAACTCTAATAACGGCACTTCCACAGCAACCAGCACTAATAATAATGCCAAACGAGCCACAGCCAACAGTCAGCAGCCGCCAcagcagcagccgcagcagccacagccacagcagcCGCAGCCACCACAGGCCTTGCCTCGGTATCCTCGTGAAGTACCACCACGATTCCGCCACCAGGAACATAAGCAGCTTCTAAAGAGGGGTCAGCATTTTCCTGTCATAGCAGCAAACCTGGGATCTGCTGTTAAAGTGTTAAGCAGCCAGTCAGAAAGCAGTGCTTTAACAAACCAACAGCCACAAAATAACGGAGAGGTGCAGAGCAGCAAAACCCAGTCAGGTGAGAGAAGGTGCTTCTTACGAGACTTCAGCTGTCATCACTAGCGGTGTAGCAGGTTTATGAATTCATGGCTTTGGGGTAATGTATTTGTATTCATTAGTATCTGGGTAGCAAAATAACGATCTGTACAGGGAGTTATGAATAGGGAGTCTTGAAATGTTGCCTGTAAGGTCACTGCCCATCCtactttaaaaatccttttaatcATTCTCCCTCCAGGTTCTACCTATTTTAATAAGCAGCTTAGAGTTAAAATTGATCATGCGACTATAACTAAAATTGATCACTCCCCTCAAGTTATATTCTAAGCAGTTAGACATATTATTGCATTTAATCCTCAGCAACCCTGTAAGGTGTAAGCTGTTCTTCTCTCCACTTTTCattagaggaaactgaggcaccaagccATGAAATAACTTGCCTAGATCACTCAGTAACCCAGGTGCCATTAAAAGGCTACCACTCATGAGAGTCATATTGAAACAGCACATGCATTCGTTTGTTGCCTCAGAGTGGCTTTTCTCAGCTCAGTAATGATTATGAGGCAGAAAGTACATCTAGTACGTGGTTACAATTTCCTCCAAGCCCCGTGTGTTACGGCGTGTTCTGATAGGTCCTGAGGGTTGGTTGCTTTGTCCATtcccttttcaaaatattttgaagctTTTATCACAGGCCAGATAGAGAATTGAGAATCAAGGTTCCCACACATGGCAACACTAGCATACTGGCAATGAATCAAGTCTCTGGAGCCAAATGGACCTGGTTTTCGTATCCTAGCTCCACCTACATGCTCCATGTATGTGAGTCTCACCCGAGCAGCCCTCTCTACTGTCCCAGGCAGATGTCACTGTCCCTTTCTATGCTCTGTCTATGGAGCAGGAGCTGCTCTACGTATTACGGTATTTCACAGCTATTATAAGTAGCAGGGCCTGGACTCAGCaatgtctgtctgactccaaagctgtGCTCATAACAACCATGCTGTGCTTTGGCAACATACTGGCTGTGATGGGTAAGGAGGAAGAGGACAAAAGTGCAATTTTTCTAGCGTAGGTAATTAGAACAGCACGTTGTTATTGGAAAGGATAAAACTTGAATTATCATCCTGAGTTAATACTCCCTCCCCTCCAGACAGTTATTACCATGTGAGCTTGGCTAGATCACTCAGCTCACTTGAGCCTCTTTCCTACTCTGTCAGTGTAGGCAGTACTATCCAACCTGTAAGATTGCTCTGAGGATTGAATTAAGTGACATGTTAAAACAAATAGCTTAGTGCCCAACATTTGGCACTGGATGAATTCTCTCCCCCAAAAGTTGTACAGAGGACCTCCACTTTTCAGAAGGAGAGTCTGCTTTAGACACAGTCCTGATGCTAAACAATTGATAAGTTGGTTTCAAGTTCATCTGTGAAGTCAGATTGGAATCAGATGTATTGAGTCATCAGTATAATATGAAATGCAGTTAAAACCTTAAGAGAGGTTATTATACAATAAATACTTGAGTACCTACTGCAAGCTAAGCAATGGTGGTATGGTAATTAAACAGGGAAGTGGGTGGTAAGTTGAGAAAATGATATAtgttgaatatattatttttcagtttgggaaatgaaagaacaaagctgTTTTTGAAATGTAAACAACTGGAGTATAAGAGTCTTGTTTCTCAAAAAGGGATATGGTTCAAAAAATCCAAAAGCGTTACCGATGTACATTCAGATGACAAGAAGGCCTAGGATGTAGGCATAGGAAGGTGTCTTCTAAAGAGTCTGAGAAGGAAAAGTGTCCCGCCTGTCCCAAAAGGACTTGACAAGCGCGAACGGCATTCATGTGGAGGTGGATGGAAGTGAGGGTGCAGCCGCCTGACTGCAGTCTGAGCCAGTCCCAACAACTAGAGTGCAGATGTTGAGGAAAAGCATTCTGCAGGAGAACCAGATTTGTGCTTTTGTCTCTGTAAACATTTGTGAATTCCCACCTACCAGCAGATGTCACACATGTACATTAAAATTTCTTTGTGGTGCTACTAGGAATGGTTGTAGAAACTTTAGCCACAGAATAGACCACTGGGTATCTGTGAATCAGGGAAGACTTCTTAAACAGTTAACTGTGTCCCAGCTCCTGAAAGGTTAATATAACAATATAGTGACCAACCCTTAATTTAGCCTGGTGGTTGTGAGGAGCAGTGTTGTGGACAGCATCGCAGCACAAGCAGTGGCCCAGAAACAGACATTCTGTGTTGCGAACTATATGCAGTTCAGAATTGTGGGGGGcaatctgttttcatttttgtctaTTTGTATTTACATTTGGCTTTTTGTTTCCTGAATAGAGATAGTTAATGGAGTAGAATTGACATTTAAATAACTACATTCATTACATACATAGAAATGTAGTCAGAGGTTTGTGCAATGCTGGATGTGTCTCCCTTTTCCTCATATAATGCAGTTCTCATTTATCCAGTGCAGTCTGGGAGTGGGAACAGTGCCTATATGAGATTGGGTACTTTATAAATCAGAGGTCGCAAACTAAAATGCCTTCACGAGCTGGCAGGTAAGTGATGTAAAAGGTGAAAGGGAGTGATGGGACCAGGGGTAAATGTACTGAATTTTGTACCCTGCCTGAAATATCTTTCCATTCTCATGTCACGTTTTTTAGAACTCTGTGCTAGTCAAACCAAACAACTCTGCAAGCTGCACTTGAACACTTAGTGACGGTTTCAGCTGATGCTCTGAGACCTTTTGCAGTTGATTCCTTAGAGCCATGAGGCATCaggccctgctcctgcccaaatGACACTGGAATTTGTGGAGGACCAGTGCTTAACAGGGCTGGCTGCAGCTTTGTTCCTGTGGGCCAAAGGGTTCCCAACCCACATTTTATCATCGAGCTTACAGGATAAATACAGAGACATTGAACGAATAGAACAGTGAGCCTCTGTATGCCATCCACCCAAATCTATCAGTTGTTACTACTTACCTATGCACACCCTCCCCCCATCATATAGACATACATGTGTGCTCAAACATTCATTTCTCTTCATCTTAAGTACTTCCACAGGTAATTTCCTAAGAATAAGGACAGTCTCCTATACAGCCGTGGTACTATGATCACCCTTAAGCAAAAAGGGGACACTCACATTTCTACTGGTTGTCCCAAGGATGTCGTTCTGTTTGTTCACAGTATGGTAtcacttatataaaatataaaacacacaaaacagccgaaaccggtttggctcagtggatagagcgtcggcctgtggactgaagggtcctgggttcgattctggtcaagggcatgtacctgggttgcaggcacatccccagtaggagatgtgcaggaggcagctgatcgatgtttctctctcatcgatgtttctgactctctgtctctctcccttcctctctgtgaaaaatcaataaaatatattttaaaaaaacaaaacacaaaacaacaatgtATTGCTTAGTGATGaattaaaatagcattttgaGAAGTTACACTTGGTTATGCAGTGGGAAAGGAAGGAGATATACTAGTAATCAGAAGGGTTACACGGGTTTCATACTAAAGCGAGTAGTATATTTCTTAAGGCGAGCGGCATGCAGGTGTTTGTATAGGACTCCTTGTACCCTTTCTtgctttagaatttttttttaaaggagctcAGGGACATTGAGCTATAATGGTGAAACACCAAGACTTGGgggaaatattaatgaaaaaatgttaacattaaaatTTCCAGTGAtgtctaaagaataaaatattgttcCTCCACCTGTGCTCTtcactgtcttttcttttttatgtttttattgacttcagagagaggaagggagagggagttagaaacattaatgatgagagcaaatcatcaattggctgcctcctacactcctgccctactggagatcgagcatgcaacccaggcatgtgccatgtctgcgaatcgaaccatgacctcctggttcatagaccagcactcaaccattgagcacactggccaggctcactGTCTTTTCAGTGAATGTGGTACATATCCTTGCTGTTCTGTAACTTCCATTTCTCGCCCAACTTGTACCTTCCCCTTGGTCTATGAACCCACTCAAGTCTCTGTCGCTCTTTAAAATAAGTTCCTTTTAAACTCCCATTCTCTTGAGACCATTCTAGAATTTCTTTCCTCCACTTGGTCTCAGAGTTCTTGAAGAAGTAGCCTGTACTTACAATTTACTTCAGTCCTTTGTAATCTGACTCTACTCACTTGACTAATAGCATAGCTCTTTCCAAGGTCACTCACTGATCTGTTAATATCAAGTACAGGcttgattttacttttaaatgtgaTAAAAAACAGACTTTTATAGATATCTACATGTTTTATTGTTGATCACTTTCTCCTTAAAGccctttcatttttttgaatatattttattgatttttttacagagaggaagggagagggatagagagttagaaacatcaatgagagggacattgatcagctgcctcctgcacactccctactggggatgtgctggcaaccaaggtacatgcccttgaccaggaccaaacctgggacccttcagtccgcaggccgacgctctatccactgaaccaaaccggtcagggcagcccTTTCATTTTTCATTGACCAGTTTTCAGGTTTTATTCCTTCCAGTAGCTTTGTTTCAGATCACTCACATTTTTAGGTTCACGTGTTCCAGTCTGGATGTCTTCAGCTGATTTGAGGCCCCTCATGCTCAACTTGTCCAAAACTGAACTCATTATCTTAGCACATGCCAGTTTCTCCTCCTCATGCCATTGCTCAAAAGTTTGCATCCCCATTCATCCAATCACCCATGTAGAAATCTTAAAACCATGCTTgactcccctcttccttcttaaGGTCATGGGTTTACCATGCCCTGCTGATTTTAACTCCAAATGTCTCTGAGCTTTTCTCTCTCGTCTGCACTGCTGCCACCATTGGCCTGGCTGAGGCACTCGCCCTCCGGTCTAGAGCCCCAGCCCTAGAATGCCCTTTagctctcccccacttcccctaCCCCAGTTCTCAAACCAGAACCCAGTCATGGTCCACATGTTGCATTTAGTTGTGGTGTCACCATTATCTTTAATCTAGAACAGAGGTTGGCCTGTAGCCTGTTGGTCTCCACTCCCAGTTCTTTGCCTGTTGTCTTACTGCTTTCAAGCTACAGTGACAGAGTATTCATTGGCCGAGTAGTTGCCACAGGAAACACTTGGCTGGCAAAACTTAACATATTTACTGATTGGACTTTTACAGAAGTTTGCCAAACCCTCGACTAGAAGCTAGAATGCctgaaacattttatactttctcATGTAAGTGATGTTCGAAATTATACATCTAAGATTCTCGTATTTCCAATGATACCATTTCATACTTTCTGGAAATACTGTAAAACTTaaagtattatttatttcttaaggTCTTTCCTTTCTGGAGAGATTGAAAGTCTTCAAGGCAGAAAGCACATATTTACCTAAATATGctaaaaatttaataagaaaaatatatgaattttccTGGCTCTAACTTCAGCCTGAATAAATCACTTGACTTACCCGCAGTCTTTGTCCTGCCCCACACGTGCTCGCTGGGGGTCCTGGGCAGGTGCTGTGTGGTGCACTCTTGCATTCTTTCTCAGGGGTAGTGCTCGCGCTGCTCCACTATCGAGGTAATTGTGTGCGAGAGCAGGATGCTGCTGGCATTTTGGACTTCAGCTGTTTCTCAGTGAAGTACAGTCATCCAAATCATAGTTGCCTCAGCAGTGCAATGTATAAGATTTTGTATTTTGCATGCACTCAGCAAACTCCACTGTGCCCTTTGTTCCACCTGCTTTTCACTGTTTCTTACTCTTCCTTACTCTTTCCTGTAAGAGTTTTATGGTCGTCTTCTACTTAATCATGTTTCTATACATGTGTTCTCCAGATCATTTATAATGATGGGTTTTAGCTTCCTTGTCTTTAAGGAACTAGATTGTCTTCCAATTCTGAAATAGTCTGACTGGGAAACGTTTTAGTTGTGATTGCTGAGGAGTCTTATTCTATTACAGCTTGTTAGACTAGtatctctacacacacacacacacacccctctgcgTTTTCTAGTTAAGCTGCAACATTTTCCATAAGTAAAAAGGTCCTGTGATTCACCCTTGGTAAATGCAATTTTGAGAGTCTTTCGATTTAGTGTTTTTGGAAGTATCAAGTTAAGTTCcaagttaaaaaatgaaattttattgaatAATTACTGTCGGCATCTCTCCTTATTTTACTTGAATACATAGCAGAAGGAGAATTTAGACCACCCACCATCTCCAAACGAAGTCGGGACCAGATTCTGAGAGAAATTTTCACTAGCAGTTCAAGGTCTATGATAGAGTTAGTTTGCAAAATGTGTATTTTgctggcttttatttttctttttttcgcTTTTAATGtatgttgacattttaaaagctTTACTTTTTTGGCAAGTAGTCAAGcctgccatttttaaaatttctttgattTTATGTATAGAAGTTCTCATTCgctgttttcctcttttaaaacttcatgttttcctcttttaacacttagatttatttggaaaattgcctcattttaaaaaaccttttttaaGTATTGTACCTACCTTTTCTCCTACGGATTTAAGAAGCTAACCTGTGGCATGCCTCTGGGTCACTCTCTGCTCAGTTGGAGTGCTTAGATGCTCTGGCAGGGCAGTGCTATTCAACTCAGGGGATGCAAGtcgcctgccccctcccacttGGCCACTcttatttttgagatttttaaaaattctcatttgtTTTATATGGATTTTTAATCACTCCCAATCAATTTACAGATTCTTACTAGCGATTTCTTATAATTGGATTAAACTTCAAACATTGTTACAGGTTCCTGTTGAGAAAATTTCCGTACCCATCAAGTTGCCTTCAATATGGCATGCAATAAATTCAATCACATGTTACTTGAAGGGTTTTTGTAGCTTTATTCCAGGTTGCTTTATAGTTTTTTTTGTGACTGCTACAATGAAGctctttttttcccattatattttcttgttgattaTTCCTGGAATAtggaaaactattatttttaaaatgtcaatcttttttgtttcttttctactATCTTTACCTCATTTTGGGGTCATATTTCATTGGTTAGTATTTCCAGCACAAGGCTGTTTAGTGGTGCTGATGACAAATATTCCATCTTTTTCTGGTTATGGGAATGCATCTGATGTTTCATTGATAAATTCCAGGTCCCTCCCTCTATTTTCAGCTAGGATGGTTTTGTCTGATATTCCCAATCTTATATTCTTATTCCTGCTGAATGGATGTGGCAACAcatatacacgcacacacacacacacacacacacacacacacacacacacacacaccaaccaaAGAGCAAATAATGGCAACAGAAGTACTTTTGCTATAGCCGATAAAGAGACGATGATGGTGGCTTCATTGCTTTAGATTTGGAGAAAAGTGGATGAATTTGGGACTTGGTGACGTTTGAATTTGCTGTGCACAGGAAGGAATCAAGGATAAATCTTACcgagatgaggaaaatgagtaaataagtgggattattattttctttggggAGAAGGTACTTCGAGGGGGGGCGGTTCCCTGTGCTCTAGTGTTGCTTCGAGGACTCAGTGACAAAGTGCCCATGAAGCACACGGGCCGTAGTGCTGAGTAGTGTTGCTGGTAGTTCAGGTGCTGGCATGCTGATTTCTTTTTATCTAGTATGACGGACTGGCTTTTTGATACCCTTAATTTCCTGTGGGTACTGAAAGATGTCAGCTTAAAAAAATGGTTCTTGCCCAGCCattgtggatcagtggttgagcatcaacctggttcacggttcaatccccagtcagggcacatgcctgggttgcgggctcgattcctggtgggggggcatgaaggaggcagccgattaatgattctctctcatcatttttttctatctccctctctgaaatatatattttacattatatatatatatatatatatatatatatatatatatatatatatatatatttaaaatgattcttAAACGGAGTAAAAATCAGTCACTTatagaactttaaaataaatctatgttgaattatgtatacatttttggtgtCTCTGTAGTAGTCCTTTTTTCTGCTACTCTCTCTCGTTCCATCACTTTTTGCTGCTTAACAGTTGTGCTTTGAGAGAAAATGATGTTACTAATAGGAACTGATTTTTCTATTAGTAATATCCTAATAGTgagttacatttattttctaggTCTACAACCCAGTGGTGGGTTCATTAGATATAGGGCATGACTTGAACATGTGTGTTAAAAGCACTGCAGCCCggctgccgtggctcagtggttgagcattgacctatgaaccaggaggtcaggattcgtttcgattcctggtcagggcacatgcccagattgtgagcttgatccccagtgtggggcgtgcacgaggcagccgatcgatgattccctctctccctctcctttcctctctgaagtcaataaaaatatatttaaaaaataaataaataaacagttgTTCCAAGAAAGAAAGGCTAGGGAAAGATTTCCTAATATACAGGAGTGGGCCAAAGTAggttttacagttgtgaatatgtgacacagtttattcttatattagttattaattattgtatttgtaTTGCaactgtaaatgtacttttgTCCATCCCTGCATTTCTAATACATTTCCTTAAGTCTGGCCTGTTCATTTGCCCTTACCCATCTGCATCTCAGACTCTTTTCCCATGTCGGGTCTCTAAGCCTGGATTGCTTCATACACACTAATGCATTACTACCACCTCATCCTTCCTCATTTGAACTTCTTCTACTTGCTGATAAGTTAGGAattaattcattcagcaaatatttattgagtagctcTTATGTTCCAGATACTGCTCTAGGCTCTTAGGACAACATTGGTGAGCAAAGTGCAGACCTCCCTGCCTGAGTGGAACTGATTGGTGGATGTGATGTAACCATTGCCCTTGTAACCGTACTgccaagttttgttttgtttttaagaaattagttcgtcttttttaaaattaatcaatttacttatttttttttaatcctcacccaaggatatttttcccttgattttttttttttagagagagagtggaagagagagggaaagagagagaaacgttgatgtgagagaaacacatcgattggttgcctcctgcacacagccaggccagggaggacaaccaaggtacgtgcccttgatcggaatcgaacccaggatcctttggtctacaggccgacactctatcctctgagccaaaccggctcaggCTGTACTGCCAAATAGTAATATCTTGTTGATGTTGAGTAGCCCCATACATGTATCATAGCCACATACATGGCTAATCAATTTTTCAAAAACTTCATAAacttttgtacttttattttagaTACTAACCACAACGCTTCCGGATCTCATTATGAAAGTTCACAGCGGGGACCTGTGTCGTCTTCGAGCAACTCCAGCACAGACGCTAAGGATGCTGCTGTAAACCACTCCCCCGAGAAAGCAGCATGGCCCTTGGTCCTCAGTGACCCAGAGTTGGCTTCGGAATGCATGGATGCTGACTCTGCCTCCAGTACCGAGTCAGAAAGAAACGTCACTACCATGGCTTCAGGGAGCACAGGTGGTGAGAAAGATGTCCTTCGAAACAGCACTGGACTTGGTTCCCAAAACAAGTTTGTGGTCGGTGGCAGCAGCAATAGTTTGGGTCGTGGAAGTAGTACTGGGCCCTGGGGCTTCTCCCATGGAGCCGTAATAAGCACATGTCAGGTCTCTGTGGATGCTCCTGAAAGCAAGTCAGAAAGTAGCAACAATAGAGTGAATGCTTGGGGCACTGTAAGCTCTTCATCAAATGGAGGGGTAAATCCAAGCACTTTGACTTCAGCTAGCAACcatggtgcctggccagtattAGAAAACAACGGACTTGCCCTAAAAGGGCCTGTAGGGAGTAGTAGTCCTGGCATCAATATTCAGTGCAGTACCATAGGCCAGATGCCTAACAATCAGAGTATTAACTCTAAAGTGGGTGGTTCTTCTACCCATGGTACCTGGGGAAGCCTTCAGGAAACTTGTGAATCCGAAGTAAGTGGTACACAGAAGATTTCATTCAGTGGTCAACCTCAGAATATCACCACTGAAATGACTGGACCAAATAACACTACTAACTTTATGACCTCTAGTTTACCAAACTCCGGTTCAGTACAGAATAATGAGCTGCCCAGTAACTCGGGGGCCTGGCGTGTGAGCACAATGAACCATCCTCAGATACAGGTTCCATCGGTTATGAATGGCACTTCCCTTCCTCACCTTAGCAATGGAGAGTCAAAAAGTGCAGGCTCTTATGGTACTACCTGGGGTGCCTATGGTTCTAACTACTCTGGAGACAAATGTGCAAGCCCCGACGGCCAAGCTGACGGTGACACTGTGAACACAACTCTGATGCAGCCTGGCGTGAATGGGCCTGTGGGCACGAACTTTCCAGTCAGCTCAAATAAAGGAGGAGGCCTGTGGGAGTCTGGGGCCACAAATTCCCAGAGTGCATCCTGGGGAAGTGGAAATGGTGCAAACTTGGGAGGAAGTCGAAGAGGATGGGGAACTCCTGCACAAAACACTGGCACTAATGTACCCAGCGTGGAGTGGAGCAAACTGCCTGGCAATCAGCATTCCAGTGACAGTGCAAACGGCAACGGTAAGAAGTTTACAAACGGATGGAATTCTACTGAGGAAGAGGATCAGGGTTCTGCCACATCTCAGACAAATGAGCAAAACAGCATGTGGGCCAAAACAGGAGGTACAGTGGACAGTGAAGGTAGTACAGAGAGCACTGGACGCCTCGAAGAAAAAGTAACTGGGGAGACTCAGAGTAGAGACAGAAGAAGAATTGATCAGCACACATTACTCCAAAGCATTGTTAACAGAACTGACTTAGATCCACGTGTCCTATCCAACTCTGGTTGGGGACAGACTCCAATTAAGCAGAATACTGCCTGGGATACTGAGACATCACCTAGAGGGGAAAGAAAAACTGACAATGGGACAGAGGCTTGGGGAAGCTCTGCAACACAGACTTTTAACTCAGGGGCATGTATAGACAAGACTAGCCCTAACAGTAATGATACCTCATCTGTATCGGGGTGGGGAGATCCCAAGCCTGCTCTGAGGTGGGGAGATTCCAAAGGCTCAAACTGCCAGGGGGGGTGGGAAGATGATTCTGCTGCTACAGGAATGGTCAAGAGCAATCAGTGGGGGCATTGCAAAGACGAGAAGCCCATGTGGAATGATTCACAAAAGAACAAACAGGGCTGGGGTGATGGACAAAAGTCAAACCAAGGGTGGTCTGTTTCTGCCACTGATAACTGGGGAGACACATCAAGGAGTAACCATTGGGGTGAGGCTAATAAGAAATCTAGCTCAGGAGGTAGTGACAGTGACAGGTCTGTTTCTGGTTGGAATGAGCTTGGTAAAACTAGTTCTTTTACTTGGGGAAATAATATAAATCCAAATAATTCATCAGGATGGGATGAATCTTCTAAATCTAACTCTTCCCAGGGGTGGGGAGATCCTCCAAAGTCTAGTCAGTCGCTGGGTTGGGGAGATTCGGCAAAGCCAGTCAGCTCTCCAGACTGGAACAAGCAACCAGACATTGTTGGGTCTTGGGGAGTCCCTCCGGCTCCAGGCAAACCCTCTGGTACAGGCTGGCTGGGCGGACCTATTCCAGCCCCAGCAAAAGAAGAAGAACCCACAGGCTGGGAGGAACCATCCCCGGAGTCCATACGGCGCAAAATGGACATTGATGACGGAACCTCAGCGTGGGGAGATCCCAACAAATACAACTATAAGAATGTGAACATGTGGAACAAAAATGTCCCGAATGGCAGCAGCCGCTCAGACCAGCAAGCACAGGTGCACCAGCTGCTGCCGTCTGCAAGTGCCATCTCAACCCCAGAGGCAGGCGGCTCCGGTGAGTTGTTACTATGTGGAGTCGGATGGTCTTACAAACACTTCACAGGACTGTGGGCCTTGTTTCAGCTTACTTTGATAAGATGTGTTTGACAGTATTTGCTGTGCACACAGAGGCCTGCTTTACT
This is a stretch of genomic DNA from Myotis daubentonii chromosome 4, mMyoDau2.1, whole genome shotgun sequence. It encodes these proteins:
- the TNRC6A gene encoding trinucleotide repeat-containing gene 6A protein isoform X1 encodes the protein MRELEANATKDVERSLSRDLVQEEEQLMEEKKKKKDDKKKKEAAQKKATEQKIKVPEQIKPSVSQPQPANSNNGTSTATSTNNNAKRATANSQQPPQQQPQQPQPQQPQPPQALPRYPREVPPRFRHQEHKQLLKRGQHFPVIAANLGSAVKVLSSQSESSALTNQQPQNNGEVQSSKTQSDTNHNASGSHYESSQRGPVSSSSNSSTDAKDAAVNHSPEKAAWPLVLSDPELASECMDADSASSTESERNVTTMASGSTGGEKDVLRNSTGLGSQNKFVVGGSSNSLGRGSSTGPWGFSHGAVISTCQVSVDAPESKSESSNNRVNAWGTVSSSSNGGVNPSTLTSASNHGAWPVLENNGLALKGPVGSSSPGINIQCSTIGQMPNNQSINSKVGGSSTHGTWGSLQETCESEVSGTQKISFSGQPQNITTEMTGPNNTTNFMTSSLPNSGSVQNNELPSNSGAWRVSTMNHPQIQVPSVMNGTSLPHLSNGESKSAGSYGTTWGAYGSNYSGDKCASPDGQADGDTVNTTLMQPGVNGPVGTNFPVSSNKGGGLWESGATNSQSASWGSGNGANLGGSRRGWGTPAQNTGTNVPSVEWSKLPGNQHSSDSANGNGKKFTNGWNSTEEEDQGSATSQTNEQNSMWAKTGGTVDSEGSTESTGRLEEKVTGETQSRDRRRIDQHTLLQSIVNRTDLDPRVLSNSGWGQTPIKQNTAWDTETSPRGERKTDNGTEAWGSSATQTFNSGACIDKTSPNSNDTSSVSGWGDPKPALRWGDSKGSNCQGGWEDDSAATGMVKSNQWGHCKDEKPMWNDSQKNKQGWGDGQKSNQGWSVSATDNWGDTSRSNHWGEANKKSSSGGSDSDRSVSGWNELGKTSSFTWGNNINPNNSSGWDESSKSNSSQGWGDPPKSSQSLGWGDSAKPVSSPDWNKQPDIVGSWGVPPAPGKPSGTGWLGGPIPAPAKEEEPTGWEEPSPESIRRKMDIDDGTSAWGDPNKYNYKNVNMWNKNVPNGSSRSDQQAQVHQLLPSASAISTPEAGGSGWGEPWGEPSTPATTVDNGTSAWGKPIDSGPSWGEPIAVASNTSTWGSSSVGPQALSKSGPKSMQDGWCGDDMPLPGNRPTGWEEEEDVEIGMWNSNSSQELNSSLNWPPYTKKMSSKGLSGKKRRRERGMMKGGNKQEEAWINPFVKQFSNISFSRDSPEENVQSNKMDLPGGMLQDKRMEIDKHSLNIGDYNRTVGKGPGSRPQMPKESSMERSPYFDKDGIVADESQNLQFMSSQSMKLPPSNSALPNQALGSIAGLGMQNLSSVRQNGNPSMFGVGNTAAQPRGLQQPPAQPLSSSQPNLRAQVPPPLLSPQVPVSLLKYAPNNGGLNPLFGPQQVAMLNQLSQLNQLSQISQLQRFLAQQQRTQSQRSVPSGNRQQQDQQGRPLSVQQQMMQQSRQLDPNLLVKQQTPPSQQQSLHQPAMKSFLENVLPHTTPELQKGPSPVNAFSNFPIGLNSNLNVNMDMNSIKEPQSRLRKWTTVDSISVNTSLDQNSSKHGAISSGFRLEESPFVPYDFMNSSTSPASPPGSVGDGWPRAKSPNGSSSVNWPPEFRPGEPWKGYPNIDPETDPYVTPGSVINNLSINTVREVDHLRDRNSGSSSSLNTTLPSTSAWSSIRASNYNVPLSSTAQSTSARNSDSKLTWSPGSVTNTSLAHELWKVPLPPKNITAPSRPPPGLTGQKPPLSTWDNSPLRVGGGWGNSDARYTPGSSWGESSSGRITNWLVLKNLTPQIDGSTLRTLCMQHGPLITFHLNLPHGNALVRYSSKEEVVKAQKSLHMCVLGNTTILAEFASEEEISRFFAQSQSLTPSPGWQSLGSSQNRLGSLDCSHPFSSRTDLSHWNGAGLAGTNCGDLHGTSLWGTPHYSTSLWGPPSSSDPRGMSSPSPINAFLSVDHLGGGGESM